From a region of the Penaeus vannamei isolate JL-2024 chromosome 2, ASM4276789v1, whole genome shotgun sequence genome:
- the LOC113811446 gene encoding uncharacterized protein translates to MWVGGRIWAWLAVWSSMGMQGARAACTMAEFPCRNKQCISLDRYCDGQRDCDDNSDEPSGCSPCNRTYYGRVGATYTLQIPRPHRGTLPHFCQLTFIASGDVYGDLVQLSIEKFNLGRFTSHTDNGCPDGYMQIEELSRPLNAGYWCGTSWGHNVFYSETSAITVMLRVFNVTDDGGRNNPGAFSPRDTVMLGMSYRFLKRERAVLRYGAPYSPSYRGEDVPNSFCDKYFENCDKKNCKVQSPNFPGMYPRNLTCYYHIRQTREPEGKVALIRVRQRNPHLIYIKDRNAPHLTRERKLQVGSGCHVLHDYLVAFDGNTTRAPVLATLCKGGAPLSGITSSGSDLLLLFHASPFDFPFQDSPRRRIFGFELDVEVEFVDRESTAYIREGSTCDYMVSSRGQRSGYVQSPKHSLLPNTTCTWRLLAGSTEVVWLYFLHYRHVNHPEMPPPAHCSNTLTIHDGDTRTPFLESAFALAEEPVTNSSLNASAENSTSSSSFSSVSLMGQFCRPERLPRVCSGVHAPGPHAAPCLPGESYVSSLPALTLSLHYAAGTAPAHVDFLARYEFVDKRQWGVQTPGGGPCDRTFPMQPDRLFASPRDVFLFGRGGARKLRCVYTFEARPDQRISLRILRSRMGSACSTVYKHSSHRHECSHDGGEDKPAIWIMEEPWHGVQLPRACLCNVSHSQPFTLVSYTSQLRVIFSVPVMTPSSDYNDFFLEGEYSMLPAPDEASHPSCVRGNRRLAGRYGNFTVGAARGNKCLSLPRLVTAADGSFLFLRTRGFGASETNCNADARINVFAVGDLAPIASICPTEEGGFTHVFSNGWRGPEQEAKAELEAGRVWNVSRMNIGQSNYFFHQQQQELKKRGRHRQRHRQQESRDLVVEYVGNLTGRFMLTWVGVWRPMQTAPLSPVGVDLCPHRCPEIQACLPAELWCDGSVHCPSGMDEGAAACGLLAALPWVYLGAAAVLFISLVALLAAVVVHRKRTRAQKEAEASMVANNSHGLKSTTQDFLIPPDKDPW, encoded by the exons CGTGCAACAGAACCTACTACGGGCGGGTGGGCGCCACGTACACACTGCAGATCCCACGCCCACACAGAGGCACCCTTCCCCACTTCTGTCAGCTGACCTTCATCGCCTCAGGGGATGTGTATGGTGACCTCGTTCAGCTCAGCATAGAGAAGTTCAATCttgggag GTTCACCTCCCACACGGACAACGGCTGCCCCGACGGCTACATGCAGATCGAGGAGCTGAGTCGGCCCCTCAACGCCGGCTACTGGTGCGGGACGTCTTGGGGCCACAACGTCTTCTACTCGGAGACGTCGGCGATCACCGTCATGCTCAGGGTGTTCAATGTCACCGACGACGGGGGGAGGAATAACCCTGGGGCGTTCTCTCCCCGGGATACGGTGATGCTGGGGATGTCCTACCGGTtcctgaagagggagagggcggtgcTGCGGTACGGGGCGCCCTACAGCCCCAGCTACCGCGGGGAGGACGTGCCCAATTCCTTCTGCGACAAGTACTTCGAGAACTGCGACAAGAAGAACTGCAAGGTGCAGTCGCCCAACTTCCCCGGCATGTACCCGCGGAACCTGACCTGCTACTACCACATCCGGCAGACGCGGGAGCCCGAGGGGAAAGTGGCGCTGATCCGCGTGCGGCAGCGGAACCCGCACCTCATCTACATCAAGGACCGCAACGCCCCGCACCTCACGCGGGAGAGGAAGCTGCAGGTGGGCTCGGGGTGCCACGTCCTCCACGACTACCTAGTAGCGTTCGACGGCAACACGACCAGGGCGCCCGTGCTGGCCACGCTGTGCAAGGGCGGCGCCCCGCTCAGCGGCATCACCTCCAGCGGGTCAGACCTGTTGCTGCTCTTCCACGCGTCGCCCTTCGACTTCCCGTTCCAGGACTCGCCGCGGCGGAGAATATTCGGCTTCGAGCTGGACGTCGAGGTCGAGTTCGTGGACCGCGAGTCGACGGCCTACATCCGCGAGGGCTCGACCTGCGACTACATGGTGAGCAGCCGTGGCCAGCGCAGCGGGTACGTGCAGTCTCCGAAGCACTCGCTTCTCCCCAACACGACGTGCACGTGGCGGTTGCTGGCGGGGAGCACGGAGGTCGTGTGGCTCTACTTCCTGCACTACCGCCACGTCAACCACCCCGAGATGCCGCCGCCCGCGCACTGCTCCAACACGCTCACCATCCACGACGGCGACACGCGCACGCCCTTCCTGGAGTCGGCCTTCGCGCTGGCGGAGGAACCGGTCACAAATAGCTCCCTGAACGCCTCCGCCGAGaacagcacctcctcctcctccttttcctcggtGTCGCTCATGGGCCAGTTCTGCCGGCCGGAGCGCCTCCCGCGAGTGTGCAGCGGCGTGCACGCGCCGGGCCCGCACGCGGCGCCCTGCCTCCCCGGCGAGAGCTACGTGTCGTCCTTGCCCGCCCTCACGCTCTCGCTGCACTACGCGGCAGGGACCGCCCCCGCCCACGTGGACTTCCTGGCGCGATACGAGTTCGTGGACAAGCGGCAGTGGGGCGTGCAGACCCCGGGCGGCGGGCCGTGCGACCGCACCTTCCCCATGCAGCCCGACCGCCTCTTCGCCTCGCCCAGGGACGTCTTCCTCTTCGGCCGCGGCGGCGCCAGGAAGCTGCGCTGCGTCTACACGTTCGAGGCGCGGCCGGACCAGCGCATTTCGCTCCGCATCCTGCGCTCTCGCATGGGCTCCGCCTGCTCCACGGTGTACAAGCACTCGTCCCACAGGCACGAGTGCTCGCATGACGGCGGCGAGGACAAGCCGGCCATCTGGATCATGGAGGAGCCCTGGCACGGCGTGCAGCTGCCGCGGGCGTGCCTGTGCAACGTGTCGCACTCTCAGCCGTTCACGCTGGTCTCGTACACCAGCCAGCTGAGGGTGATCTTCAGCGTGCCGGTCATGACGCCCTCGAGCGACTACAACGACTTCTTCCTTGAGGGCGAGTACTCGATGCTGCCGGCGCCCGACGAGGCCTCCCACCCGTCGTGCGTTCGCGGGAACCGGCGCCTGGCGGGCCGCTATGGCAACTTCACGGTGGGCGCCGCCCGCGGGAACAAATGCCTCTCGCTGCCCCGCCTCGTCACGGCCGCCGACGGCTCCTTCCTGTTCCTGCGGACGCGCGGTTTCGGGGCGTCGGAGACCAACTGCAACGCCGACGCCCGCATCAACGTGTTCGCCGTGGGCGACCTCGCGCCCATCGCCTCCATCTGCCCGACGGAGGAGGGCGGCTTCACGCACGTGTTCAGCAACGGGTGGCGCGGGCCGGAGCAGGAGGCCAAGGCGGAGCTGGAGGCGGGGCGCGTGTGGAACGTCTCCAGGATGAACATCGGCCAGAGCAACTACTTCTTccaccagcagcagcaggagctCAAGAAGCGCGGCCGCCACCGCCAGCGCCACCGCCAGCAGGAGTCGCGCGACCTCGTCGTGGAGTACGTGGGTAACCTGACCGGCAGGTTCATGCTgacgtgggtgggcgtgtggcgGCCCATGCAGACGGCGCCCCTCTCGCCCGTCGGCGTTGACCTGTGCCCCCATCGGTGCCCGGAGATCCAGGCATGCCTCCCGGCGGAACTGTGGTGCGACGGCTCCGTGCATTGCCCCTCCGGTATGGACGAGGGAGCAGCCGCTTGCGGGCTTCTGGCCGCCCTCCCGTGGGTGTACCTGGGCGCCGCCGCCGTCCTCTTCATCTCGCTGGTGGCGCTGCTAGCGGCTGTGGTGGTGCACCGCAAGCGCACGCGCGCCCAGAAGGAGGCCGAGGCGTCCATGGTGGCCAACAACAGCCACGGCCTGAAGAGCACCACGCAGGACTTCCTCATCCCGCCCGACAAGGACCCCTGGTGA